Proteins encoded in a region of the Pseudomonadales bacterium genome:
- a CDS encoding ComF family protein: protein MLLSQFFGSLISSACLLCRRTLRGIKPLCAVCEHHLPWNTQACLRCAIPLVATEKYCGHCLQSPPIFSSAVCAFRYEEPVAGLLNRYKHSGQLACGHWLAHSLAQHIRDSERAGVLILPECILPVPLHWRRLQQRGFDQGAEIARVLARQLHLPLSRALARQRNTDSQQGLSRQQRQTNLNEAFILQRPLPYRRVAVVDDVLTTGSTATEIVRVLSAAGVDEVQVWAIARTP, encoded by the coding sequence ATGTTGCTGTCACAATTTTTTGGCTCACTGATTTCATCTGCTTGCTTGTTGTGTCGTCGTACACTGCGTGGCATTAAACCTTTGTGCGCAGTGTGCGAACATCACTTGCCGTGGAATACGCAAGCCTGTTTGCGTTGCGCTATACCGTTGGTGGCTACCGAAAAATATTGCGGCCACTGTTTGCAATCACCGCCCATTTTTTCCAGCGCGGTCTGTGCTTTTCGCTACGAAGAGCCGGTTGCTGGATTGCTCAATCGTTACAAACACAGCGGTCAGCTGGCTTGCGGACATTGGTTGGCACACAGCTTGGCGCAACACATTCGAGATAGTGAACGTGCAGGTGTGTTGATATTGCCGGAGTGCATCCTGCCTGTGCCACTGCATTGGCGACGACTACAGCAGCGCGGTTTTGATCAGGGAGCAGAGATTGCCCGCGTGCTTGCACGGCAACTGCACCTACCTTTGTCGCGCGCGTTAGCTCGACAGCGCAACACGGATAGCCAACAAGGTCTGAGTCGTCAGCAGCGGCAAACCAATCTCAACGAAGCATTTATTTTGCAGCGACCACTGCCGTATCGGCGAGTAGCGGTAGTTGACGATGTGTTGACCACTGGCAGCACGGCGACAGAGATTGTTCGTGTGCTTTCTGCGGCGGGTGTGGACGAAGTGCAGGTGTGGGCGATCGCTCGTACGCCTTAG